The Mycolicibacterium boenickei genome has a segment encoding these proteins:
- a CDS encoding hydroxymethylglutaryl-CoA lyase, which produces MNLPTKVDIREVCLRDGLQIETPIPLSAKVAILEAIVATGVREVEATAFVSPSKVPALADAAELAEELHRFPDVEFSALVASPNGAKRAIAAGLRSVEYVVSASDAHSRANVGRTSAEATAQIADIVAIAHDSGTSVEVIVATAWDCPFDGPTDPQRVLDIVSAAVGFGVNRIAIADTIGTTTPRRVTSLVEKVQPLIGDLPLGAHFHNTRGAGLASAYAAVQSGVTRLDASVGGLGGCPFAPGASGNIATEDLVYMLRDSDIAVDVELSAAIDAARIAQDAVGHDLPSALLRAGDRILG; this is translated from the coding sequence ATGAACCTGCCAACGAAGGTCGACATCCGCGAGGTGTGCCTGCGGGACGGATTGCAGATCGAGACCCCGATCCCGTTGTCCGCCAAGGTCGCGATCCTGGAGGCCATCGTGGCGACCGGGGTACGCGAGGTCGAGGCGACGGCGTTCGTCTCACCGTCGAAAGTGCCGGCACTGGCCGACGCGGCCGAACTCGCCGAGGAACTCCACAGGTTTCCCGATGTGGAGTTCTCCGCTCTGGTGGCCAGCCCGAACGGCGCCAAACGCGCCATCGCCGCCGGCCTGCGTTCAGTCGAGTACGTGGTGTCCGCCTCGGATGCCCACTCCCGTGCCAACGTCGGCCGCACCTCGGCCGAGGCGACCGCGCAGATCGCCGACATCGTGGCCATCGCGCACGACAGCGGCACATCGGTGGAGGTGATCGTCGCCACCGCGTGGGACTGCCCGTTCGACGGTCCGACAGATCCGCAGCGAGTGCTCGACATCGTCTCGGCCGCAGTCGGTTTCGGAGTGAACCGGATAGCGATCGCGGACACCATCGGCACCACCACCCCGCGGCGGGTCACGTCACTGGTCGAGAAGGTCCAGCCGCTGATCGGGGACCTGCCGCTGGGCGCGCACTTCCACAACACCCGCGGAGCGGGACTGGCCAGCGCATACGCGGCCGTGCAATCCGGCGTCACGCGGCTGGACGCCTCGGTCGGCGGCCTCGGCGGCTGCCCGTTCGCGCCGGGCGCCAGTGGCAACATCGCCACCGAGGATCTGGTCTACATGTTGCGCGACAGCGACATCGCCGTCGACGTCGAGCTGTCGGCAGCCATCGACGCTGCCAGGATCGCCCAGGACGCCGTGGGCCATGACCTCCCCAGCGCACTGCTGCGGGCCGGCGACCGGATCCTGGGCTGA
- a CDS encoding phosphotransferase family protein, with amino-acid sequence MVPRLVDVLTPVLGDGVGVENLRELTGGASRTTWSFDAVTDAASRPLILRTGAPDEVHAGMELEAGAQRAAAVAGAPVPHVLVADDSVAALGDPFLICDFIGGETIVRRIQRRLDEAGRARLLTQCAQALAAIHRAEPPALPGLVEQDQVSQWREQLDEMGDTTATFEWVFRWLDANRPPPSPLRLVHGDFRMGNVIVDDSGLAAVLDWELVHLGEVYEDLAWFCIRAWRFGAPAHLGAGGLGSIESFLDAYEAAGGATLDRSAIRWWLVLATLRWGIICRYQAERHLSGQTRSVELATIGRRVCETEWDLLSLLDGSSW; translated from the coding sequence CTGGTCCCCCGACTGGTCGACGTCCTGACCCCGGTGCTGGGCGACGGGGTGGGCGTGGAGAACCTACGCGAGCTGACCGGCGGAGCCAGTCGCACGACGTGGTCCTTCGATGCCGTGACAGACGCGGCTTCCCGCCCGCTGATCCTGCGCACCGGTGCGCCCGACGAGGTCCACGCCGGGATGGAGCTTGAGGCCGGTGCCCAACGGGCGGCTGCCGTGGCCGGCGCTCCGGTCCCCCACGTGCTGGTCGCCGACGATTCCGTTGCCGCGCTGGGAGATCCCTTCCTGATCTGTGACTTCATCGGTGGCGAGACCATCGTTCGGCGCATTCAGCGCAGGCTCGACGAAGCAGGCCGGGCACGGCTGCTCACCCAGTGTGCGCAGGCGCTGGCCGCCATCCACCGAGCCGAACCGCCCGCGTTACCCGGCCTCGTCGAGCAGGACCAGGTGTCCCAGTGGCGGGAGCAACTCGACGAGATGGGCGATACCACAGCCACTTTCGAGTGGGTGTTTCGCTGGCTGGACGCCAACCGGCCGCCGCCGTCGCCACTGCGGTTGGTGCACGGCGACTTCCGGATGGGCAACGTGATCGTCGACGACTCGGGACTGGCCGCGGTGCTGGACTGGGAGCTGGTGCACCTCGGCGAGGTGTACGAGGACCTCGCCTGGTTCTGTATCCGGGCCTGGCGATTCGGGGCGCCGGCCCACCTCGGGGCCGGTGGCCTGGGCAGCATCGAGAGCTTTCTGGATGCCTACGAAGCCGCCGGTGGCGCCACCCTCGACCGGTCGGCGATCCGCTGGTGGCTGGTGCTGGCCACGCTGCGGTGGGGCATCATCTGCCGCTATCAGGCCGAACGTCATCTGAGCGGGCAGACCCGATCGGTGGAGCTGGCGACCATCGGCCGTCGGGTCTGCGAGACCGAGTGGGACCTGTTGAGTCTGCTGGACGGGAGCAGCTGGTGA
- a CDS encoding cupin domain-containing protein, translated as MTPSLDSSIITNLTEGTGTHALEVLGPHVEFLTLTDDGANQICVMRAVIPPGVTVPLHSHDDFEDFYIVSGGHEVLVAGPDGLQWREARPGDYIQVPGEVPHAHRNTSDKPAVDLVITTPRMGRFFQEVGRPADAPPRTPDEVAHFVETAHRYGYRLGTPEENAAVGIALPSFNG; from the coding sequence ATGACGCCCTCGCTCGATTCCAGCATCATCACGAACCTCACCGAAGGCACCGGTACCCACGCCCTCGAAGTCCTCGGACCGCACGTCGAGTTCCTCACCCTGACCGACGACGGCGCCAATCAGATCTGCGTGATGCGCGCGGTGATTCCGCCCGGTGTCACCGTCCCGCTCCACAGCCACGACGACTTCGAGGACTTCTACATCGTTTCCGGGGGCCACGAGGTGCTCGTGGCCGGACCCGACGGCCTGCAATGGCGAGAAGCGCGTCCGGGTGACTACATCCAGGTCCCAGGTGAGGTACCCCACGCGCACCGCAACACCTCCGACAAGCCGGCCGTCGACCTGGTCATCACCACGCCGCGCATGGGTCGCTTTTTCCAGGAAGTCGGCCGCCCGGCAGACGCCCCGCCGCGGACGCCGGACGAGGTGGCGCACTTCGTCGAGACCGCCCACCGGTACGGCTACCGGCTCGGGACTCCCGAGGAGAACGCCGCGGTGGGTATCGCGCTGCCGTCGTTCAACGGGTAG
- a CDS encoding acyl-CoA dehydrogenase family protein produces MDFALPDHLSTVLAEMDEFIETQIKPLERDHMQYFDQRREYARTDWENGGIPNRAWEDLLDEMRRRADAAGWLRYGLPAKFGGRDGSNLDMAVIREHLAHKGLGLHNDLQDESSIVGNFPQVIMMDRFGTEAQKSEWVEAMLTGKRSMAFGLTEPDHGSDATWLETTAVRDGDSWIINGRKRWNTGVHRATHDLIFARTSGEPGQARGISAFLVPTDAPGFTVPFYWWTFNMPTDHGEVELNNVRVPADAVLGEINRGLEVGQTFLHENRIRQAASSLGAAQFCIDRAVDYANRRMVFGKPLAVNQAVQWPLVELQTEAQMVRLLVRYAATQLDQNHHMEVSDKVSMANYRANRLVCEAADRAMQVHGGIGYSRHEPFEHIYRHHRRYRITEGAEEIQMRRVAQRLFGFGKAKQ; encoded by the coding sequence GTGGATTTCGCTTTACCCGACCATCTTTCGACCGTCCTTGCCGAGATGGACGAGTTCATCGAGACCCAGATCAAGCCGCTCGAGCGCGACCACATGCAGTACTTCGACCAGCGCCGCGAATATGCCCGCACCGACTGGGAGAACGGCGGGATACCCAATCGCGCCTGGGAGGATCTGCTCGACGAGATGCGGCGCCGGGCCGACGCTGCCGGCTGGCTGCGGTACGGGTTGCCCGCCAAGTTCGGCGGACGCGACGGCAGCAACCTCGACATGGCGGTGATCCGGGAACACCTGGCGCACAAGGGCCTCGGGCTGCACAACGACCTGCAGGACGAATCCTCGATCGTCGGCAACTTTCCGCAGGTCATCATGATGGACCGGTTCGGTACCGAGGCGCAGAAATCCGAATGGGTCGAGGCGATGCTCACCGGCAAGCGCTCCATGGCGTTCGGCTTGACCGAGCCCGACCACGGTTCGGATGCCACCTGGCTGGAGACCACAGCAGTTCGGGACGGCGACAGCTGGATCATCAACGGTCGCAAGCGGTGGAATACCGGAGTACACCGGGCCACCCACGATCTGATCTTCGCCCGGACCTCCGGCGAACCCGGACAAGCTCGTGGGATCAGCGCATTTCTGGTCCCCACCGACGCGCCGGGATTCACCGTCCCGTTCTACTGGTGGACGTTCAACATGCCCACCGATCACGGCGAGGTCGAGTTGAACAACGTGCGGGTGCCCGCCGACGCCGTGCTCGGCGAGATCAACCGCGGCCTGGAGGTCGGCCAGACCTTCCTGCACGAGAACCGGATTCGCCAGGCCGCCAGCAGCTTGGGCGCCGCCCAGTTCTGTATCGACCGCGCCGTGGACTACGCGAACCGGCGCATGGTGTTCGGCAAGCCGCTGGCGGTCAACCAGGCCGTGCAGTGGCCGTTGGTGGAATTGCAGACCGAGGCGCAGATGGTCCGGCTGCTCGTCCGGTACGCCGCGACGCAGTTGGACCAGAACCACCACATGGAGGTGTCCGACAAGGTATCGATGGCCAACTACCGCGCCAACCGCCTCGTGTGCGAGGCCGCCGACCGGGCCATGCAGGTCCACGGTGGCATCGGCTACAGCCGTCACGAACCGTTCGAGCACATCTACCGCCACCACCGCCGCTACCGCATCACCGAGGGCGCCGAGGAGATCCAGATGCGCCGAGTCGCACAGCGGCTGTTCGGGTTCGGCAAGGCCAAGCAGTGA
- a CDS encoding CaiB/BaiF CoA transferase family protein, producing the protein MTTTGALDGIRVIELGTLISGPFAGRLLGDMGAEVIKIELPASPDPLRTWGQAELDGHHFFWTVHARNKKAATLDLRTAKGRELFLELVEQSDIIVENFRPGTLEKWDLGYDVLRQRNKGIILVRVSGYGQTGPDAGKAGYASVAEASSGLRHMNGFPGGPPPRLALSLGDSLAGMFAAQGALAALYRRTVTGEGQVVDTALTESCLAIQESTIPDYDIGGVVRGPSGTRLEGIAPSNIYQSANGSWVVIAANQDTVFRRLCTAMDSPELATDDRFANHVARGRNQDELDKIIGDWAAKRQPEEIIETLSRAGVISGPINTVAEVVRDPQLQARGMIADHFDERIGRAVKGPGVVPVLSESPGTIRNAGSARPGQHNDEVYGGLLGRSAQDLETLRSEGVL; encoded by the coding sequence GTGACCACGACCGGAGCTCTGGACGGCATCAGGGTGATCGAGCTCGGCACCCTGATCTCCGGCCCGTTCGCCGGCCGGCTGCTGGGCGACATGGGTGCCGAGGTCATCAAGATCGAACTGCCTGCCAGCCCGGATCCCCTGCGCACCTGGGGGCAGGCCGAGCTCGACGGGCACCACTTCTTCTGGACCGTGCATGCCCGCAACAAGAAGGCCGCCACCCTGGACCTTCGTACCGCCAAGGGCCGGGAGTTGTTCCTGGAGCTGGTCGAGCAGTCCGACATCATCGTGGAGAATTTCCGGCCGGGCACCCTGGAGAAATGGGACCTGGGCTACGACGTTCTGCGCCAACGCAACAAGGGCATCATCCTGGTCCGGGTGTCCGGGTACGGGCAGACCGGGCCGGACGCGGGCAAGGCCGGCTACGCCTCGGTGGCCGAGGCCTCCAGCGGGTTGCGGCACATGAACGGATTCCCCGGCGGTCCCCCACCGCGGCTGGCGCTGTCCCTGGGCGACAGCCTGGCCGGCATGTTCGCCGCCCAGGGCGCCCTGGCCGCTCTGTACCGACGCACCGTCACCGGCGAGGGCCAGGTCGTCGACACCGCCTTGACCGAAAGTTGCCTGGCGATACAGGAATCCACCATCCCCGACTACGACATCGGCGGGGTGGTGCGCGGGCCGTCGGGCACCCGACTGGAGGGCATCGCGCCGTCCAACATCTACCAGAGCGCCAACGGCAGCTGGGTGGTGATCGCGGCCAACCAGGACACCGTGTTCCGCCGGTTGTGCACGGCGATGGACAGCCCAGAGCTGGCGACAGATGACCGGTTCGCCAACCACGTTGCCCGCGGCCGCAATCAGGACGAGCTGGACAAGATCATCGGCGACTGGGCCGCCAAGCGACAGCCGGAGGAGATCATCGAAACCCTGTCGCGGGCCGGAGTGATCAGCGGACCGATCAACACCGTGGCCGAGGTCGTACGGGATCCGCAGCTGCAGGCCCGTGGCATGATCGCCGACCACTTCGATGAGCGGATCGGGCGGGCCGTCAAAGGCCCCGGCGTCGTCCCGGTCCTGTCCGAGTCCCCCGGCACCATTCGCAACGCGGGCTCGGCCCGGCCGGGCCAACACAACGACGAGGTGTACGGCGGCCTGCTCGGGCGCAGTGCACAAGACCTGGAAACCCTGCGATCGGAGGGGGTGCTGTGA
- a CDS encoding alpha/beta hydrolase family protein, with amino-acid sequence MTTVQAPVKHEYDRIPYLVAYQNNSSVRDVYGGVAELVVLESYLLRPKAKPSDTVLVFMHPIGGGAYLPMINALARAGHHVIYCNSRFRGTDSALLMEKVVEDLGECIKDAKNRLGYDKVVLAGWSGGGSLSVFYQQQAQHPTVTASPSGDGPDLTKLGLIPADGIMLLAAHISRHGTMTEWMDASILDENDPTKRDPELDLYNPDNPNQPPYTPEFLERYHQAQIARNRRITKWVKEKLAELKAAGRPDDEFAFVVHGTMADPRWLDPTVDPNDRRPGTCYLGDPQVVNMSPVGLARFCTLRSWLSQWSYDDANGDAVKAGPDIAVPALVIGNLADDACTPSHTRRLYEAIGHPDKEMHEIPGANHYYSGPDQRDTLRQAVSICTDWLHRHGFGGQERSDRGSVESL; translated from the coding sequence ATGACAACCGTTCAAGCACCTGTGAAGCACGAGTACGACCGCATCCCCTATCTGGTTGCCTACCAGAACAACTCGTCGGTGCGCGATGTGTACGGCGGGGTCGCCGAGCTCGTGGTGCTGGAGAGCTACCTGCTGCGGCCCAAAGCGAAGCCCTCCGATACCGTGCTGGTGTTCATGCATCCGATCGGAGGCGGCGCCTACCTGCCGATGATCAACGCGCTCGCCCGTGCCGGACATCACGTCATCTACTGCAACAGCCGGTTCCGGGGCACCGACTCGGCGCTGCTGATGGAGAAGGTGGTCGAGGATCTCGGCGAGTGCATCAAGGACGCCAAGAACCGGCTCGGCTACGACAAGGTGGTGCTGGCCGGGTGGAGCGGCGGCGGATCGCTCTCGGTGTTCTACCAGCAGCAGGCCCAGCATCCGACGGTCACGGCCAGCCCGTCCGGGGACGGTCCCGACCTGACCAAGCTCGGGCTGATCCCCGCCGACGGAATCATGCTGCTGGCCGCACACATCAGCCGACACGGCACCATGACCGAATGGATGGACGCGTCCATCCTGGACGAGAACGACCCGACCAAGCGGGATCCGGAACTCGACCTCTACAACCCGGACAACCCGAACCAGCCGCCGTATACGCCGGAGTTCCTGGAGCGCTACCACCAGGCCCAGATCGCTCGCAACCGGCGAATCACCAAGTGGGTCAAGGAGAAACTGGCCGAGCTCAAGGCCGCCGGCCGGCCGGATGACGAGTTCGCGTTCGTCGTGCACGGCACGATGGCCGACCCCCGGTGGCTGGATCCGACCGTCGACCCCAACGATCGTCGGCCCGGTACCTGCTATCTGGGCGATCCCCAGGTGGTCAACATGAGCCCCGTCGGGCTGGCGCGGTTCTGCACCCTGCGCAGCTGGCTGTCGCAGTGGAGCTACGACGACGCCAACGGCGACGCGGTCAAGGCCGGGCCGGATATCGCGGTGCCCGCTCTGGTGATCGGCAATCTGGCCGACGACGCCTGCACGCCCAGCCACACCCGCCGGCTGTACGAGGCGATCGGTCACCCCGACAAGGAGATGCACGAGATCCCCGGCGCCAACCACTACTACTCGGGCCCGGACCAGCGCGACACCCTGCGTCAGGCCGTGAGCATCTGCACGGATTGGCTGCACCGGCACGGATTCGGCGGGCAGGAGCGAAGCGACCGGGGATCGGTGGAGTCGCTGTGA
- a CDS encoding alpha/beta hydrolase has product MTRYVLESAAHEFAYTAAQSPFVYQMTVPRARTVLESIQAAPIHKPEVDSSWIVVVVDGVSCRTRIVRPPGWTRPLPVVLYLHGGGWVLGSAGTHDRLVREIAVGVPAAVAFVDYERAPEARYPRALEQAYAVARWIWRDGADWALDPNRMAVAGDSAGGNLAAALMLLARRRGEVQFVHQSLYYPVTDASCDTDSYREFADGPHLTARTMAWFWDAYVPDSALRDEVTVSPLRATAEQLAGLPPAFIVVGEYDVLRDEGEAYARNLTDAGLRCTSVRYSSTFHDFMMLNALRTTSAATEAIDQAIRVLQRTLHS; this is encoded by the coding sequence ATGACCCGCTATGTCCTGGAATCCGCGGCTCACGAATTCGCTTACACCGCAGCTCAATCACCGTTCGTCTACCAGATGACGGTGCCACGTGCGCGCACTGTCCTGGAGTCGATCCAAGCGGCGCCCATCCACAAGCCAGAGGTCGACAGCTCGTGGATCGTGGTCGTCGTCGACGGGGTGAGCTGCCGGACACGCATCGTGAGGCCGCCGGGCTGGACCCGTCCACTCCCGGTGGTGTTGTACCTGCACGGCGGAGGATGGGTTCTGGGCAGTGCAGGCACGCACGACCGTCTGGTCCGTGAGATCGCGGTCGGTGTCCCCGCCGCGGTCGCATTCGTCGACTATGAGCGCGCGCCCGAGGCACGCTATCCCCGCGCCCTCGAACAGGCCTATGCCGTGGCCCGATGGATTTGGCGCGATGGCGCCGATTGGGCGCTGGATCCCAACCGCATGGCGGTGGCCGGCGATTCCGCGGGGGGCAACCTGGCGGCCGCCCTGATGTTGTTGGCAAGACGCCGCGGCGAGGTCCAATTCGTGCACCAGTCGCTGTACTACCCGGTGACCGACGCCTCCTGCGACACCGACAGTTACCGCGAGTTCGCCGATGGACCTCACCTGACCGCGCGGACGATGGCCTGGTTCTGGGATGCGTACGTCCCCGACTCCGCCCTGCGCGACGAGGTCACCGTCTCACCATTGCGGGCGACCGCCGAACAACTCGCCGGTCTTCCACCGGCATTCATCGTCGTCGGCGAGTACGACGTGCTCCGGGATGAAGGAGAGGCGTACGCGCGCAATCTCACCGACGCCGGACTGCGCTGCACCAGCGTCCGGTACAGCAGCACGTTCCACGACTTCATGATGCTCAACGCACTTCGTACAACCTCGGCCGCAACCGAGGCGATCGACCAGGCAATCCGCGTCCTGCAACGCACCTTGCACTCCTGA
- a CDS encoding homogentisate 1,2-dioxygenase, which translates to MESFVHLRKGKTPKRVHADLDGLKDDELGRGGFVGRTANMYRRNDPTAYRTVGPLRPTDVLSSELKPSDATDAQGGPLLMFSNTDCQVLLSRRTEEMPFFVRYVDGDLLLFVHKGSGLLETEFGPLRYREGDWVYIPKACTFRQVPDSESTWLMIQATDDFRVPPAGTLGRHFPFDPAQVTIPEPAPIDDDGRDEYEVRLIHEGGPTSLFYQHNPLDVEGWRGDNFPFTFNIEDYTVITSESVHLPPTVHLFMQATGVYVMNFLPKPAESVPGTERTPWYHRNVDYDEIAFFHAGSLYGIPMPPGLVSHAPQGVHHGAPEKARERARRKFDDYDRVDWSVIAIDTRRRLIPSAEILANDLGQH; encoded by the coding sequence ATGGAATCCTTCGTCCACCTGCGCAAAGGCAAGACCCCGAAACGGGTGCATGCCGACCTCGACGGCCTCAAGGACGATGAGCTCGGCCGCGGCGGTTTCGTCGGCCGTACCGCCAACATGTACCGGCGCAACGACCCCACCGCCTACCGCACCGTCGGCCCCCTGCGCCCCACCGACGTGCTGTCCAGCGAGCTCAAGCCCAGCGATGCCACCGACGCACAGGGCGGCCCGCTGCTGATGTTCTCCAACACCGACTGCCAGGTGCTGCTGAGCCGGCGTACCGAGGAGATGCCGTTCTTCGTCCGATACGTCGACGGAGACCTGCTGCTGTTCGTTCACAAGGGATCGGGCCTGCTGGAGACCGAGTTCGGCCCCTTGCGCTACCGCGAGGGCGACTGGGTCTACATCCCGAAGGCCTGCACGTTCCGCCAGGTGCCCGACAGCGAAAGCACGTGGTTGATGATCCAGGCCACCGACGATTTCCGGGTACCCCCGGCGGGCACCCTGGGCCGGCACTTCCCCTTCGACCCGGCGCAGGTCACCATCCCCGAGCCGGCACCGATCGACGACGACGGGCGGGACGAGTACGAAGTCCGCCTGATCCACGAGGGTGGTCCGACTTCGCTGTTCTACCAACACAATCCCCTCGACGTGGAAGGCTGGCGCGGCGACAACTTCCCGTTCACCTTCAACATCGAGGACTACACCGTCATCACGTCCGAGAGCGTGCACCTGCCACCGACCGTGCACCTCTTCATGCAGGCCACCGGTGTGTACGTGATGAACTTCCTGCCCAAGCCCGCCGAGAGCGTGCCTGGCACCGAGCGCACCCCGTGGTATCACCGCAACGTCGACTACGACGAGATCGCGTTCTTCCACGCCGGTTCCCTCTACGGCATCCCGATGCCGCCCGGCCTCGTCTCACATGCACCGCAAGGCGTCCACCACGGGGCACCCGAGAAGGCGCGGGAACGGGCCCGCCGCAAGTTCGACGACTACGACCGGGTCGACTGGTCGGTGATCGCCATCGACACCCGTCGCCGTCTCATCCCGTCCGCCGAAATCCTCGCCAACGATCTGGGGCAGCACTAG
- a CDS encoding type 1 glutamine amidotransferase domain-containing protein has translation MRKELEGRRVGILAADGVERIELEQPRAAVENEGGHVELLSLKAGEIQARDHDLEPAGTFPVDRTVAEAKVDQFDALILPGGTVNPDKLRLDKTAVAFVRDFVQSGKPVAAICHGPWTLVEAGVVRGRTLTSYPSIRTDLGNAGANVVDRQVCIDGNLITSRSPGDLPAFCEAITEALACSPAQT, from the coding sequence ATGAGAAAGGAATTGGAAGGCCGCAGGGTCGGGATCCTTGCCGCCGACGGTGTGGAGCGCATCGAACTCGAACAACCGCGCGCAGCCGTCGAGAACGAGGGCGGTCACGTCGAACTGCTGTCGCTCAAGGCCGGTGAGATCCAGGCTCGTGACCACGACCTCGAACCCGCGGGCACCTTCCCGGTGGACCGCACGGTCGCCGAGGCGAAGGTCGATCAGTTCGACGCGCTGATCCTTCCCGGGGGGACCGTGAACCCGGACAAGCTGAGGCTCGACAAGACCGCGGTGGCGTTCGTCCGCGATTTCGTCCAGTCCGGCAAGCCCGTCGCCGCGATCTGTCACGGCCCGTGGACCCTCGTGGAGGCGGGCGTGGTGCGCGGCCGCACGCTGACCAGCTATCCGAGTATCCGCACCGACCTGGGCAATGCCGGTGCCAACGTGGTGGACCGGCAGGTCTGCATCGACGGCAATCTGATCACCAGCCGCTCGCCCGGCGATCTGCCCGCGTTCTGCGAGGCGATCACCGAGGCGCTGGCGTGTAGTCCGGCGCAGACCTGA
- a CDS encoding TetR/AcrR family transcriptional regulator, whose protein sequence is MTAAELGTKGRQTRSAIELAARKLFAERGFHGTTLADITSAAGKSPAVFYRYFTDKEDLLAALAESFLHDVVEPSGLNLHLPDSPEDTEFFTTVVTGYWNIFKQNIGIMIAVAQLAATQQRFADVQNKFRRFGIDIVIASVHHAQGQGHAQGLQPEHVGAAIALLFENFTTVFVGQSGLGIEIGDAEAIATLSTIWKRTLYGF, encoded by the coding sequence ATGACCGCCGCCGAGCTGGGCACCAAGGGCCGCCAGACCCGGTCTGCCATCGAGCTCGCCGCGCGAAAGCTGTTCGCCGAGCGTGGCTTTCACGGCACCACGCTGGCCGACATCACCTCGGCTGCCGGCAAGAGCCCGGCGGTGTTCTACCGCTATTTCACCGACAAGGAAGACCTGCTGGCGGCCCTGGCCGAATCGTTCCTGCACGACGTGGTGGAACCGTCCGGACTGAACCTGCACCTGCCGGACTCACCCGAGGACACCGAATTCTTCACCACGGTGGTCACCGGCTACTGGAACATCTTCAAACAGAACATCGGCATCATGATCGCGGTCGCCCAGCTGGCCGCGACCCAGCAGCGATTCGCCGACGTACAGAACAAGTTCCGCCGGTTCGGCATCGACATCGTCATCGCGTCGGTACACCATGCCCAGGGGCAGGGTCATGCGCAGGGACTGCAGCCAGAACACGTCGGCGCGGCGATCGCCTTGTTGTTCGAGAACTTCACCACGGTCTTCGTCGGCCAGTCCGGGCTCGGCATCGAGATCGGCGATGCCGAGGCCATCGCCACCCTGTCCACCATCTGGAAGCGGACCCTGTACGGCTTCTGA
- a CDS encoding methyltransferase — protein MTADPQIAPAAARMHQLLSGFEVSQALYVVAELGIATALQQGPRPVEELAVRVGANADALERLIRFLAPLGVFHTSGRDVELGELGHTLADGPTDSMRDIARYLVRTHYAPFSRLLHTVRTGGVAASEHLGQPFFDWVNTTPGLAELQNSAMAGFTTGGRGDLLDRLQFPSGDTIADIGGADGTVLVEVLQRLPGRRGVVFDTPSVVATATARLEAAGLADRATAVGGNFFDAVPTADVYVLSAVLHDWDDAAALRILNTIRATGGRGAHLLLFELVVPEDDAPHVAKIIDFTMMTMLGGRERTESQWRQLLNEGGFTLDRITSGSGMYCALEATVHRS, from the coding sequence ATGACCGCTGATCCACAGATAGCGCCTGCTGCCGCGCGGATGCACCAGCTGCTATCCGGCTTCGAAGTGTCCCAGGCTCTGTACGTCGTCGCAGAGCTCGGCATCGCGACCGCATTACAGCAGGGGCCGCGCCCTGTCGAGGAACTTGCGGTCAGAGTCGGCGCCAACGCCGATGCGCTGGAGCGGCTCATCCGGTTTCTCGCGCCGCTGGGGGTGTTTCACACATCAGGCCGCGACGTAGAGCTCGGCGAGTTGGGCCACACACTCGCCGATGGTCCGACCGACTCGATGCGAGACATTGCCCGATACCTCGTGCGAACCCACTACGCACCGTTCAGCCGGCTGTTGCACACTGTGCGTACCGGCGGCGTTGCCGCCTCCGAACACCTCGGCCAACCGTTCTTCGACTGGGTGAACACCACCCCAGGTCTTGCCGAGTTGCAGAACTCCGCTATGGCCGGATTCACCACGGGCGGCCGCGGTGACCTATTGGATCGACTTCAGTTTCCGAGCGGCGACACGATCGCCGATATCGGCGGCGCTGACGGCACCGTGCTGGTGGAAGTTCTGCAACGTCTTCCGGGGCGACGCGGCGTGGTGTTCGACACGCCCAGCGTCGTCGCGACGGCCACCGCAAGACTGGAGGCAGCAGGACTCGCCGACCGCGCTACCGCTGTCGGCGGAAACTTCTTCGACGCTGTCCCCACCGCCGACGTCTACGTGCTGTCGGCAGTCCTGCACGACTGGGACGACGCCGCGGCGCTACGCATCCTCAATACCATCCGGGCTACTGGCGGCCGGGGTGCTCATCTGCTCCTGTTCGAATTGGTGGTGCCGGAGGACGACGCTCCTCATGTCGCCAAAATCATTGACTTCACCATGATGACGATGCTCGGGGGTCGTGAGCGCACCGAGTCGCAGTGGCGCCAACTGCTGAACGAGGGCGGCTTCACCCTGGACCGCATTACCTCTGGCTCGGGCATGTACTGCGCGCTCGAGGCAACTGTCCATCGAAGCTAG